Proteins found in one Prochlorothrix hollandica PCC 9006 = CALU 1027 genomic segment:
- a CDS encoding DNA polymerase III subunit delta', producing the protein MSLPPSLPVIDPPLLALAADCFQPVLGQPQAVTLLTQAVVQNRIAPAYLFTGSEGIGRALTARCFATLLFSLGLPQNLGSPQNLGSPQNLGSQPARPTASHRAMIPPPTVASLRRRIQQDNHPDLLWVEASYLVQGKLVPLSQAEAAGVKRKTPAQIRLPQVREISQFLSRAPLEAPRHVVVLEQAETMGEAAANGLLKTLEEPGLATLILLTPSPDQLLPTLVSRCQRIPFQRLDPDTLAQILHHSGQGALLENPTLIAMAEGSPGAAIADGEYIQSLDASLLALAQTWPRSPHQALTVARHISQDLEPEQQIWLLNYLQHCHWQQPYPQRQSSITLLETAKDLLRRSVQPRLVWEVTLLKLAGY; encoded by the coding sequence ATGTCTCTGCCCCCGTCTCTGCCCGTGATCGATCCCCCGCTGCTGGCCCTGGCCGCCGACTGTTTCCAGCCCGTCCTGGGGCAACCCCAAGCGGTCACCCTGCTGACCCAGGCGGTGGTGCAGAATCGCATTGCCCCCGCTTACCTATTCACTGGCTCCGAGGGCATCGGTCGCGCCCTCACGGCCCGCTGTTTTGCCACGCTGTTGTTTAGCTTGGGGCTACCCCAAAATCTGGGATCACCCCAAAACCTGGGATCACCCCAAAACCTAGGATCACAGCCCGCCCGCCCCACCGCTTCCCACCGGGCCATGATTCCGCCCCCCACCGTGGCCAGCCTCCGCCGCCGCATTCAGCAGGACAACCACCCCGATTTGCTGTGGGTGGAAGCCAGCTACCTGGTGCAGGGGAAATTGGTGCCCCTCAGCCAAGCGGAAGCCGCCGGGGTCAAGCGGAAAACCCCCGCCCAAATCCGCCTCCCCCAGGTGCGGGAGATTAGCCAGTTCCTCAGCCGCGCCCCCCTGGAGGCTCCCCGCCATGTGGTGGTCTTGGAGCAGGCGGAAACCATGGGGGAAGCAGCGGCCAATGGTTTGCTGAAAACCCTGGAGGAACCGGGCCTAGCCACCTTGATCCTGCTAACCCCCAGCCCCGACCAACTACTGCCCACCCTGGTGTCCCGCTGCCAGCGTATTCCCTTCCAGCGCCTGGATCCGGACACCTTGGCCCAGATTTTGCACCACAGCGGCCAGGGTGCCCTGCTGGAGAATCCCACCCTGATCGCCATGGCGGAGGGCAGTCCGGGGGCGGCGATCGCCGATGGGGAGTATATCCAGAGCCTCGATGCCAGCCTCTTGGCATTGGCCCAAACCTGGCCCCGCAGTCCCCACCAAGCCCTGACGGTGGCACGGCACATTAGCCAGGATCTGGAGCCGGAACAACAAATTTGGCTCTTAAATTACCTGCAACATTGCCACTGGCAGCAGCCCTACCCCCAGCGCCAAAGCAGTATTACGCTGCTGGAGACCGCTAAGGATCTGCTGCGGCGATCGGTGCAACCCCGGCTGGTGTGGGAAGTAACCCTGCTGAAACTAGCGGGATATTAA
- a CDS encoding matrixin family metalloprotease, whose translation MPKPTRSPRSPRSLAGKIPRQQALSQQLPLLILCFGLGFFLTLTLPNLAQAQGDPPTLPKDDRALSHLLPPPQAHPLPPSLGASHPLPLGVGGLGAKAAGTMTLADQGGDDQGGNYQDGNYQGDYFDQIQPSPLGYLVWSQFPIRVYGEAPSLEDGSAEAQRQQAWGATLDQGLAAWQPYLPLVRTTDPTEADITVLRSRPPLQRRGDGGLDRARAAETRYRFRLVPQAEGPPQIQPQFTLYLPLGQPPAQLATTVRHELGHALGLWGHSPQPQDVMYAQQTPSPAAISRRDIQTLHRVYQQPTQVGWAMVDGD comes from the coding sequence TTGCCTAAACCGACCCGATCGCCCCGCTCCCCCCGGTCCTTGGCTGGGAAAATTCCCCGGCAGCAAGCCTTGAGCCAACAACTGCCGTTGCTGATTTTGTGCTTTGGTTTAGGCTTTTTTTTGACCCTGACCTTGCCCAACCTGGCCCAAGCCCAGGGGGATCCCCCGACGCTTCCCAAGGACGATCGGGCCTTGAGCCATCTCTTACCCCCACCCCAGGCCCACCCCTTGCCCCCCAGTTTAGGAGCATCCCACCCCCTCCCCTTGGGGGTTGGCGGTCTTGGCGCGAAGGCTGCGGGAACCATGACCTTGGCGGATCAAGGCGGTGATGATCAAGGCGGTAATTATCAAGACGGTAATTATCAAGGCGATTACTTCGATCAGATTCAACCCTCCCCCCTGGGTTATTTAGTGTGGTCCCAGTTTCCGATCCGGGTCTATGGGGAAGCCCCTAGCCTGGAGGATGGATCCGCCGAAGCCCAACGGCAGCAAGCCTGGGGAGCGACCCTCGATCAGGGACTGGCGGCATGGCAACCCTATTTGCCCCTGGTGCGCACAACTGACCCCACAGAGGCCGATATTACGGTGCTGCGATCGCGTCCCCCCCTACAACGCCGGGGTGATGGTGGCCTCGATCGTGCCCGCGCCGCTGAAACCCGCTACCGGTTCCGCCTAGTGCCCCAAGCGGAGGGTCCCCCCCAGATCCAACCCCAGTTCACCCTCTATCTCCCCCTGGGCCAACCCCCGGCCCAACTGGCCACCACCGTCCGCCATGAGTTGGGCCATGCCCTCGGTCTCTGGGGCCACAGTCCCCAACCCCAGGATGTGATGTATGCCCAACAAACCCCTAGCCCTGCGGCCATTAGCCGCCGGGATATTCAGACGTTGCACCGGGTCTACCAACAACCCACCCAGGTGGGCTGGGCCATGGTGGATGGCGATTAA
- a CDS encoding YciI family protein, which translates to MLWFVKIEKGIVDKATFDRFVPAHKSYVQGLIDRGHEAKTGYWGERGGGMLLFKAESQAAAEAIVAQDPLVQNQCVIYELHEWHIVVS; encoded by the coding sequence ATGTTGTGGTTTGTCAAAATTGAGAAAGGCATTGTTGATAAAGCCACCTTCGATCGCTTTGTCCCTGCCCACAAAAGCTATGTGCAAGGATTAATCGATCGGGGTCATGAAGCCAAAACCGGCTACTGGGGAGAACGAGGGGGGGGAATGTTGCTGTTTAAGGCAGAATCCCAGGCAGCAGCAGAAGCGATCGTGGCCCAGGATCCCCTAGTGCAAAACCAGTGTGTGATCTACGAACTCCATGAATGGCACATTGTGGTGTCTTAG
- a CDS encoding GspE/PulE/PilB domain-containing protein: protein MVPPLTNPPLPSPNANNPLLEFSVSADAADEINRDQMFRLLDTILPLEACWYHQVLPLSVEGKYMKLGMVDLDDEEATSYVRRALGHIHCTLLPRPISLSLLQHHLGEYQQQRHSPPQPQAPDLGQIRDPSAPAHPPSPPVPPPYAVPTALGSKIQTKLQPSIPDSPPIASPALPTPAVNPSPDADPAPPPLFPVKGSLPHIPTLKIQTYYFTQPIETLTDLPPHNLLQELLGRALVGGIGRLYFEEGEDYGHIFWSQSGVVPSVLDHLDLILFHGVMQALKALVKLPLEPVTETQNVELERIYLGKRLLLRIRIRQGDHGERATLQVLRGVALKFYEQQQVNRLEKDALQIAQQLQRKLTEIRSSHSHHSDDDSQESLATLAELNATLKTLHEQIQDLEGT, encoded by the coding sequence ATGGTTCCCCCCCTCACTAACCCTCCCCTCCCCTCCCCCAACGCCAACAACCCCCTGTTGGAATTCTCAGTCTCTGCCGATGCAGCGGACGAAATTAACCGGGATCAAATGTTCCGGCTGCTGGATACCATTTTGCCCCTAGAAGCCTGTTGGTATCACCAGGTTTTGCCCCTGTCCGTGGAAGGGAAATATATGAAGCTGGGCATGGTGGACTTGGATGATGAAGAAGCCACCAGTTACGTGCGCCGTGCCCTGGGTCATATCCACTGCACCCTCTTGCCCCGCCCCATCAGCCTCAGTCTGTTGCAGCACCACTTAGGGGAGTATCAGCAGCAACGCCACAGCCCACCCCAACCCCAGGCTCCAGATCTGGGCCAAATCCGGGACCCCTCAGCCCCAGCCCATCCCCCGTCCCCCCCGGTGCCCCCTCCCTATGCGGTGCCCACCGCCCTAGGATCCAAAATTCAGACTAAGTTGCAACCCTCGATCCCCGACTCTCCCCCCATTGCCTCCCCCGCCTTGCCCACCCCAGCGGTGAACCCCTCACCCGATGCTGATCCAGCGCCGCCGCCCTTGTTTCCCGTTAAAGGATCGCTCCCCCACATTCCCACCCTTAAGATCCAAACCTATTATTTCACGCAGCCGATCGAAACCCTCACCGATCTGCCTCCCCATAACCTGCTGCAAGAGTTATTGGGACGGGCTTTGGTGGGGGGGATCGGTCGCCTTTATTTTGAAGAAGGGGAGGACTATGGCCACATTTTCTGGAGCCAAAGTGGGGTGGTGCCGTCCGTGTTGGATCACCTGGATCTGATCCTGTTTCACGGGGTGATGCAAGCCCTGAAAGCATTGGTGAAGTTGCCTTTGGAACCGGTGACTGAGACCCAAAATGTGGAACTGGAGCGCATTTATTTGGGCAAACGGCTGTTACTGCGCATTCGCATTCGCCAGGGTGACCATGGAGAACGAGCCACCTTGCAGGTTTTGCGGGGGGTGGCCCTGAAGTTCTATGAGCAGCAGCAGGTTAATCGCCTCGAAAAAGATGCCCTGCAAATTGCCCAGCAGCTTCAACGCAAACTGACGGAAATTCGCAGCAGCCACAGCCACCATTCCGATGACGACTCCCAGGAATCCTTGGCCACCCTCGCGGAACTGAATGCCACCCTCAAAACTCTCCATGAACAAATCCAAGATTTGGAAGGTACGTGA